Proteins from a genomic interval of Salinivibrio kushneri:
- the thiQ gene encoding thiamine ABC transporter ATP-binding protein has product MLTLSNVHYRYQQDWMIFDAKIAPGEIVAVLGPSGAGKSTLLSLIAGLIAPDSGEITIDGKPVTTTPAHQRPLSILFQEHNVFTHLSVFDNMAIGLSPSLKLTASQRDSIHQAAHAVGLNDYLPRLPGQLSGGQRQRIALGRSIARNQPLLLLDEPFSALDPALKKDMLALVKRTAQAQGTTVVMVTHHPEDAQAIASQFLYLDEGQVRLHRPIEALNHPPEMMQGYMGTADDSFWVASP; this is encoded by the coding sequence ATGTTAACGCTTTCCAATGTCCATTACCGTTACCAGCAAGATTGGATGATCTTTGATGCCAAGATAGCGCCGGGGGAGATTGTGGCTGTGCTCGGCCCAAGCGGGGCGGGAAAGAGCACCTTGTTATCCTTGATTGCCGGGCTGATCGCGCCAGATAGTGGCGAGATCACCATTGATGGTAAGCCCGTCACCACGACGCCCGCCCACCAGCGGCCATTGTCTATCTTGTTTCAAGAGCACAACGTCTTTACTCACTTGTCGGTATTCGACAATATGGCCATTGGCTTGTCGCCATCACTGAAACTCACCGCTTCCCAGCGTGACAGCATTCACCAGGCGGCCCACGCCGTGGGTTTAAATGACTATCTGCCACGTCTGCCCGGTCAACTATCAGGTGGCCAACGCCAACGCATCGCCTTGGGTAGAAGCATCGCACGTAACCAGCCTTTATTGCTGCTCGATGAGCCCTTTTCAGCGCTCGACCCTGCGCTAAAAAAGGATATGCTGGCATTGGTCAAGCGTACCGCCCAAGCACAAGGCACGACGGTGGTGATGGTCACTCACCATCCCGAAGATGCCCAAGCCATTGCCTCTCAGTTTCTTTATCTCGATGAGGGACAAGTTCGTCTTCATCGTCCGATTGAGGCGCTCAATCATCCGCCAGAAATGATGCAAGGTTACATGGGCACCGCTGACGATTCGTTTTGGGTGGCATCCCCCTGA
- a CDS encoding GGDEF domain-containing protein — protein MAASSIQILDSIVDFTAKTEVDAITKSLLTSITELTPVGEVVLLDYCDDMQPAFTVLGTNDNSAFQQENIHQIDALLAECLASQAVIQHHTHDHVLIAVPIYYEKEDGVSGILCGRAKSLSQDQRALVAGLTRIYENYQQIIMASERDSFTSLFNRKVLSKKLDLICDRLAQSEATPDSDADSALSPWVCIFDVDHFKQVNDNFGHVFGDEVILLLASLMRQSFSSQDTLFRYGGDEFVVLFQPCSRAMAEQKANAFIANVNARDFGAAQTVTISMGATRIEHGQLSTSVILGYADQALYHAKQNGRNQVAFYDDLLQSGVVKTFVAEDDVELF, from the coding sequence GTGGCCGCCAGCAGTATCCAGATTCTCGACTCGATCGTCGACTTTACCGCTAAAACGGAAGTCGACGCGATTACTAAGAGCTTGCTGACCTCGATTACCGAGCTTACTCCGGTAGGCGAAGTCGTACTGCTTGATTACTGCGATGATATGCAGCCTGCCTTTACCGTACTCGGCACCAACGACAACAGTGCGTTTCAGCAAGAGAATATCCATCAAATTGACGCACTTTTGGCAGAGTGCCTTGCGTCCCAAGCGGTTATTCAACACCACACTCATGATCATGTATTGATTGCCGTTCCCATCTATTATGAGAAAGAAGATGGGGTCAGCGGTATTTTGTGCGGCCGCGCCAAAAGCCTTAGCCAGGATCAACGTGCTTTGGTGGCCGGACTCACGCGCATTTATGAGAACTACCAGCAGATTATTATGGCGAGCGAACGTGACAGCTTTACCAGCTTATTTAATCGTAAAGTCTTATCTAAAAAGCTGGATCTGATATGTGATCGCTTAGCGCAAAGCGAGGCGACGCCAGACAGTGACGCTGACAGCGCTCTCTCACCTTGGGTATGCATTTTCGATGTCGACCACTTTAAGCAAGTCAATGACAATTTTGGTCATGTGTTTGGTGACGAGGTCATCTTGTTACTGGCTTCACTAATGCGCCAGAGCTTCTCTTCACAAGACACCTTGTTCCGGTATGGCGGCGATGAATTTGTAGTGCTATTTCAGCCCTGCTCGCGGGCCATGGCCGAACAAAAGGCCAATGCCTTTATTGCCAATGTCAACGCGCGAGACTTTGGTGCCGCCCAAACCGTGACCATTTCCATGGGCGCGACACGGATTGAACATGGACAGCTGAGCACCAGCGTCATCTTAGGCTATGCCGATCAGGCGCTTTATCACGCCAAACAAAATGGCCGTAACCAAGTCGCTTTTTATGATGATTTACTGCAGTCTGGGGTGGTCAAAACCTTTGTCGCCGAGGACGATGTTGAATTGTTTTAG
- a CDS encoding PhoH family protein, whose amino-acid sequence MGDADRKLFVLDTNILLHEPFSIYSFQEHDVVIPMTVLEELDRIKDSKRDVSRDARVAIRALEDIFKEATPDEIGEGIAVGKGDATGTVSILADFEIKETVHAFADKAGDNRILNAVLYLQTKRSPRKVVLVTKDINMRLRAKGAGVMYVEDYRTDQLIDDVRLLTKGFHQFAGSFWDKVGECNSQAYGTETLHTLPSELLDTPFVNQYLLDDSDDFAARVQAIDGDKAVIKDLSRERLMHRVAWDVKPKNIYQGMAMDALLDPSIDLAILTGPAGCGKTILAMAAALEQVVEKGMYDKIIVTRNTPDIGESIGFLPGSEEEKMLPWLGAVTDTLEALHMHDECTDGSMRYIMEKANLQFKSINFMRGRSIQNAFVILDECQNLTASQLKTIITRCGEGTKLVCSGNLAQIDSSYLTPVTSGLTYIVERFKNFEGSACVYLNGVVRSRLAEFAEENL is encoded by the coding sequence ATGGGCGACGCCGACCGGAAGCTGTTTGTACTTGATACTAATATTCTCCTCCACGAGCCTTTCTCGATTTACTCTTTCCAAGAACACGATGTCGTGATCCCCATGACCGTCCTCGAAGAACTTGACCGGATTAAAGATAGCAAACGCGATGTTTCACGGGATGCGCGTGTGGCGATCCGTGCGCTGGAAGATATTTTTAAAGAGGCCACTCCTGACGAAATTGGCGAGGGCATTGCCGTTGGCAAAGGCGATGCGACAGGGACGGTGTCGATCCTCGCTGATTTTGAGATCAAAGAAACCGTCCATGCCTTTGCCGATAAAGCGGGTGATAACCGCATACTCAATGCGGTGTTGTATCTGCAAACTAAGCGCTCACCCCGCAAAGTGGTATTGGTGACCAAAGACATCAATATGCGCCTGCGCGCCAAAGGGGCGGGGGTGATGTATGTGGAGGACTACCGCACCGATCAGCTGATTGATGATGTGCGATTGCTAACCAAAGGTTTCCATCAATTTGCAGGCAGCTTTTGGGATAAAGTGGGAGAATGTAATAGTCAAGCCTATGGCACAGAGACCCTACATACGTTGCCGTCAGAGCTTCTCGATACGCCGTTTGTTAACCAATACCTGTTAGATGACAGTGACGATTTTGCCGCGCGTGTGCAAGCCATTGATGGCGATAAAGCGGTGATTAAAGATCTGAGCCGAGAGCGATTGATGCATCGCGTTGCGTGGGATGTGAAACCGAAAAATATCTATCAAGGGATGGCGATGGATGCGTTGCTCGATCCGAGTATCGACTTGGCGATCCTCACCGGTCCGGCAGGTTGTGGTAAAACCATTCTGGCGATGGCCGCCGCGCTGGAGCAGGTGGTAGAAAAAGGGATGTACGATAAAATCATCGTGACCCGCAATACTCCAGATATTGGCGAGTCAATTGGCTTTTTGCCGGGCTCCGAAGAAGAGAAAATGTTGCCTTGGCTAGGGGCCGTGACCGATACGCTAGAAGCCTTGCACATGCACGATGAGTGCACCGATGGCTCGATGCGTTACATCATGGAGAAAGCGAATCTGCAGTTTAAATCGATTAACTTTATGCGTGGCCGCTCGATTCAAAACGCGTTCGTGATTTTGGATGAGTGCCAAAACCTCACCGCCTCTCAGCTTAAAACCATTATTACTCGGTGTGGGGAGGGGACCAAGTTGGTGTGCTCGGGGAACTTGGCGCAAATCGATTCTTCGTATCTGACCCCAGTGACATCTGGGCTGACCTATATTGTTGAGCGGTTTAAAAACTTTGAAGGCAGTGCGTGTGTGTACCTCAATGGCGTGGTGCGCAGTCGCTTGGCTGAGTTTGCCGAAGAGAATCTATAG
- the rapA gene encoding RNA polymerase-associated protein RapA, whose translation MSFALGQRWISDTEHDLGLGTVVSVDGRTVTLMFPASDETRLYASHDAPVTRVMFNPGDEVESHEGWTMTVSRIEENDGVLTYYGQRTDTGEDEVALREILLSHQIRFNKPQDKLFAGQLDRMDRFALRYRALTNQHQQLRSPLRGLTGMRAGLIPHQLYIAHEVGRRHAPRVLLADEVGLGKTIEAGMIIHQQVLAGRAERVLIVVPETLQHQWLVEMMRRFNLHFSIFDEERCVEAFADAPNPFDTQQLVLCSLEFLRKNRRRVEQVCDTHWDLLVVDEAHHLTWAPDAPSREYQIIESIAEHTPGVLLLTATPEQLGQQSHFARLRLLDPDRFYDYDAFVEEAQQYAPVAEAVEALLDDTPLTDAAQAGIRQLLQHEDLSARLAQVHSDDAEENARARQQLIDDLMDRHGTGRVLFRNTRAAISGFPSRRLHMQPLALPSQYQTAMRVAGMMGSTGSSEQKAVQNLYPEDIYQQFEGDSASWWGFDPRIDWLLDYLKAHRSEKVLIICSRAQTALTLEQALREREGIRGTVFHEGMSIVERDKAAAYFAQEEGGAQVLICSEIGSEGRNFQFAHQLVMFDLPMNPDLLEQRIGRLDRIGQTQDIAIHVPYLEGTAQTILARWYHEGLDAFEDTCPTGRAVFEQYGETLLTLLAANQQDDALSALISDSAVMNQRLKAEMEEGRDKLLEMHSHGGEAANQLANTIAEQDGDTNLVTFTLGLFDTIGVNQDDKGENALVVKPSEHMMVPSYPGLPADGCTITFDRDTALSREDVQFVSWEHPIVRGGIDLLLSENIGTTAVSLLKNKSLPVGTLFVELIYTIDAQAPKSSGIHRFLPQTPVRLLLDANGNDLSTNVEFESFHRQLSPVNRHLGSKMVNSVQSQIHNLIEKSEPLAEKALGEVQTRAHQEMETELQQALARLEALKTVNPNIRDDELDALREQISTLSHHIQHAQIELDALRLVVVSHQ comes from the coding sequence ATGTCATTTGCGCTTGGACAACGTTGGATCAGTGATACGGAGCATGATCTTGGACTCGGCACCGTGGTGTCCGTTGATGGCCGTACCGTGACCCTAATGTTTCCTGCTAGTGATGAAACACGGCTGTACGCCAGCCATGATGCGCCCGTGACTCGGGTGATGTTCAACCCCGGCGATGAGGTAGAAAGTCACGAGGGCTGGACCATGACCGTCTCGCGCATTGAAGAAAACGACGGGGTGTTGACCTATTACGGCCAGCGTACCGACACAGGGGAAGATGAGGTCGCACTGCGTGAGATCTTACTCAGCCACCAAATTCGCTTCAACAAGCCACAAGACAAACTGTTTGCTGGCCAGCTCGATCGTATGGACCGTTTTGCCCTGCGTTATCGCGCGCTGACCAATCAGCACCAGCAACTGCGTAGCCCATTACGCGGTTTAACCGGCATGCGTGCTGGCCTGATCCCCCATCAGCTTTACATTGCCCATGAAGTCGGTCGTCGTCATGCACCGCGCGTACTGCTCGCCGATGAAGTGGGGTTGGGGAAAACCATTGAGGCAGGGATGATCATCCACCAGCAAGTGCTAGCGGGTCGCGCGGAACGTGTACTGATTGTGGTGCCCGAAACCTTACAGCATCAGTGGCTGGTGGAGATGATGCGCCGCTTTAATCTGCATTTCTCGATTTTCGATGAAGAGCGCTGTGTGGAGGCTTTCGCCGACGCCCCCAACCCCTTTGATACCCAACAATTGGTGTTGTGCTCACTGGAGTTTCTGCGCAAAAACCGCCGCCGGGTGGAACAAGTGTGTGATACCCATTGGGATTTATTGGTGGTCGACGAAGCCCATCACCTCACGTGGGCACCCGATGCGCCGAGCCGCGAATATCAAATTATTGAAAGCATCGCTGAGCACACCCCTGGCGTATTGCTGCTCACCGCGACACCAGAGCAATTGGGCCAGCAAAGCCATTTTGCCCGCTTGCGCCTGCTCGACCCCGATCGCTTCTATGATTACGACGCCTTTGTTGAAGAAGCCCAACAATACGCGCCCGTGGCTGAGGCGGTGGAAGCGCTGCTGGACGATACGCCACTGACCGACGCGGCACAAGCTGGGATACGTCAGCTATTGCAACACGAAGATCTGTCAGCACGTTTGGCCCAAGTGCACAGTGATGACGCAGAAGAAAACGCCCGGGCGCGCCAACAGCTGATTGATGATTTGATGGACCGCCATGGCACTGGACGCGTCTTGTTCCGTAACACCCGAGCGGCCATTAGCGGCTTCCCCAGCCGCCGCCTGCATATGCAGCCACTGGCGCTACCCAGTCAATACCAAACCGCCATGCGGGTCGCCGGCATGATGGGCAGCACAGGTTCGAGTGAACAAAAGGCAGTGCAAAACCTATACCCAGAAGATATCTATCAACAGTTTGAAGGGGATAGCGCGAGCTGGTGGGGCTTTGATCCACGTATTGATTGGCTGTTGGATTACTTAAAAGCCCACCGCAGCGAGAAGGTGCTGATTATTTGCTCGCGGGCGCAAACCGCACTGACCCTAGAGCAAGCGCTGCGTGAGCGCGAAGGTATTCGCGGAACTGTATTCCATGAAGGGATGTCGATTGTTGAGCGTGACAAAGCCGCGGCTTACTTTGCCCAAGAAGAGGGGGGCGCGCAGGTCTTGATCTGCTCAGAAATTGGCTCGGAAGGGCGCAACTTCCAATTCGCCCATCAGCTAGTGATGTTCGACTTACCGATGAACCCCGATTTACTTGAGCAGCGTATCGGCCGTCTTGACCGTATTGGCCAGACGCAAGATATTGCCATTCATGTCCCGTATCTTGAAGGCACCGCTCAGACCATTTTAGCGCGCTGGTATCACGAAGGCTTAGACGCGTTTGAAGATACCTGCCCCACCGGCCGCGCGGTGTTTGAGCAATATGGCGAGACCTTGTTAACGCTGCTCGCGGCCAATCAACAGGATGACGCGCTGTCGGCGCTGATCAGTGACAGTGCAGTAATGAATCAGCGCTTAAAAGCAGAAATGGAAGAAGGCCGAGATAAGCTCCTCGAAATGCACTCTCACGGTGGGGAAGCCGCTAACCAACTGGCAAACACCATTGCCGAGCAGGATGGCGACACTAACTTGGTCACTTTCACCTTGGGGCTGTTTGATACCATCGGAGTTAACCAAGATGACAAAGGCGAGAATGCCTTGGTGGTCAAACCGTCTGAACACATGATGGTACCCAGCTATCCAGGACTGCCTGCCGATGGCTGCACCATTACCTTTGACCGCGATACCGCATTGAGTCGCGAAGATGTTCAGTTTGTATCTTGGGAGCACCCGATTGTTCGAGGGGGCATTGATTTGCTGCTGAGCGAAAACATCGGCACTACCGCGGTATCACTGCTCAAAAACAAGTCACTGCCGGTAGGCACGCTGTTTGTCGAGCTTATCTACACCATTGACGCCCAGGCGCCGAAATCGAGCGGTATCCACCGCTTTTTACCGCAAACGCCCGTGCGATTGCTGCTTGATGCCAACGGCAATGATCTGTCCACCAATGTCGAATTTGAAAGCTTCCATCGCCAGCTCAGTCCGGTAAATCGCCACCTCGGTAGTAAAATGGTTAACTCGGTACAAAGCCAGATCCACAACCTGATTGAGAAAAGCGAACCACTGGCAGAGAAAGCCCTCGGCGAGGTCCAAACCCGGGCGCACCAAGAAATGGAAACCGAGCTCCAACAAGCCTTAGCGCGTTTAGAAGCACTCAAAACGGTCAATCCGAATATTCGTGATGATGAGCTAGACGCATTACGCGAGCAGATAAGCACCTTGTCGCACCATATTCAGCACGCTCAAATTGAGCTTGATGCGCTGCGCCTTGTTGTAGTTAGCCACCAATAA
- the rluA gene encoding bifunctional tRNA pseudouridine(32) synthase/23S rRNA pseudouridine(746) synthase RluA — protein MAITEYHPPTDPWLDILYQDTDLVVINKPSGLLANPGRNPEHYDSAWSRVKAEFPSAELVHRLDMSTSGVMAFAAHKEAERNLKAQFRDRIPTKLYYAEVWGQPESHEGIIDLPLICDWPNRPRQKVCFEHGKPSQTHYRCLHSFSLTSLMALYPLTGRSHQLRVHMQSLGHSIVGDEFYACPDALAYTHRLHLHAAELSLLHPATGETMHFQAPCDFYPQMPNNRLASDYQLAAPLTATKADAQTS, from the coding sequence ATGGCAATAACTGAATACCATCCACCGACGGATCCTTGGTTAGATATCCTCTATCAAGACACGGATCTGGTGGTGATCAATAAACCCAGTGGCTTGCTGGCCAATCCTGGTCGCAATCCAGAGCATTACGACAGCGCATGGTCGCGGGTGAAAGCCGAATTTCCCTCCGCCGAGCTGGTTCACCGCTTAGACATGTCCACCTCAGGCGTGATGGCCTTTGCTGCCCATAAGGAAGCAGAGCGCAATCTTAAAGCGCAGTTTCGCGACCGCATCCCAACCAAGTTGTATTATGCGGAAGTATGGGGACAACCAGAAAGCCATGAAGGCATTATCGACCTGCCGTTGATTTGTGACTGGCCCAACCGCCCGCGCCAAAAAGTGTGTTTTGAGCATGGTAAGCCCTCGCAAACGCACTATCGCTGCTTACACTCCTTCTCCCTGACCAGCTTGATGGCTTTGTACCCACTGACTGGGCGCTCTCACCAGCTTCGTGTCCACATGCAGTCTTTGGGGCATAGCATTGTCGGCGATGAGTTTTATGCTTGCCCAGACGCGCTCGCCTATACCCATCGACTGCATCTTCATGCTGCCGAGCTTAGCCTTTTGCATCCAGCGACCGGAGAAACCATGCATTTCCAAGCTCCCTGTGATTTTTATCCCCAGATGCCCAATAACCGCTTGGCGAGTGACTATCAATTGGCCGCACCGCTTACAGCCACAAAGGCGGACGCACAAACCAGCTAG